In Pseudoalteromonas sp. NC201, a single window of DNA contains:
- a CDS encoding LysR family transcriptional regulator, which produces MKSKADDMALFVQVVRSDGLAAAGRVLGLSPASMTARINALEAHYKTRLLTRNTRSIKLTEAGERFYQGCVRVIEEVAAAEALLQDADPDLRGTLKIAASSDFGRQYVVPAVAEFATQHPQVVVNLSLGEGLVKLVESGTDIAIRYGNLNDSSLISRPLLNNRRMLVAAPNYLERYGTPDCYQALQRHRCLVLERAGQALNDWYFIDRDTQATIIETVPTCLVSSDGEVLRNWAIQGLGITIKSWLDVHKDIKAGRLVELLPTQTLGFSPTDSDKVALQAIYPSRQFQPRQVKAFLTFFSEYLQQIHD; this is translated from the coding sequence ATGAAAAGCAAAGCAGACGATATGGCGCTTTTTGTTCAAGTGGTGCGCTCTGATGGCCTGGCTGCGGCAGGGCGAGTATTAGGGCTTTCTCCAGCGAGCATGACCGCACGGATCAATGCACTTGAAGCGCACTATAAAACCCGTTTACTTACTCGAAACACCAGAAGTATCAAACTGACAGAAGCGGGAGAGCGGTTTTATCAGGGCTGTGTGCGAGTCATTGAGGAGGTCGCGGCGGCGGAGGCACTACTGCAAGATGCCGATCCCGATTTGAGAGGCACACTCAAAATTGCAGCAAGCTCAGACTTTGGCCGTCAGTACGTGGTTCCCGCCGTTGCGGAGTTTGCCACGCAGCATCCACAGGTGGTGGTTAACTTGAGCTTAGGGGAGGGCTTGGTCAAATTAGTTGAGTCTGGCACTGATATCGCCATTCGTTATGGTAATTTAAATGATAGCAGTTTGATATCTCGGCCTTTGTTAAACAACCGCAGAATGCTGGTGGCTGCCCCAAACTATCTCGAACGGTATGGTACACCAGATTGCTATCAAGCATTACAGCGTCATCGCTGCTTAGTACTGGAAAGAGCAGGACAGGCGCTAAACGATTGGTATTTTATCGACAGAGACACGCAAGCAACCATCATTGAAACCGTGCCTACCTGTTTAGTGAGTTCAGATGGAGAAGTATTGCGAAACTGGGCTATTCAAGGGCTTGGGATCACCATTAAGTCATGGCTGGATGTTCACAAAGATATTAAAGCGGGGCGATTGGTAGAGTTGTTGCCAACTCAAACATTGGGATTTAGTCCAACGGACTCAGATAAAGTCGCGCTGCAAGCTATTTATCCATCTAGGCAGTTTCAACCTCGCCAAGTCAAAGCGTTTCTCACCTTTTTTAGCGAGTATTTACAACAAATACATGATTGA
- a CDS encoding HAD family hydrolase, translating into MAIGNIKHVIFDVGNVFVRWSPEEIVRLTFGNQCDVESLAKQLFHSEIWFAINRGELTEADTKDAFIRTCHLTSEQADELFFYIKESLIPLYGTLSLMQRLKAAGYSAYALTDNVHEIVSHLKARHTFWQHFDGEIISAELGCMKPGKAIFTHLLERYQLAADDCVFLDDVLANVEGAKQVGLHGIQFFNAAQAERELRELGLVF; encoded by the coding sequence ATGGCAATTGGCAATATTAAACACGTAATTTTTGACGTCGGTAACGTATTTGTGAGGTGGTCACCAGAGGAGATAGTTCGGCTTACCTTTGGCAACCAATGCGACGTTGAGAGTCTAGCTAAGCAGCTGTTCCACAGTGAGATTTGGTTTGCGATTAATCGAGGCGAACTGACAGAAGCAGACACCAAGGACGCTTTTATACGAACCTGTCACTTAACCTCTGAGCAAGCTGACGAACTGTTCTTTTATATCAAAGAATCGCTGATCCCACTTTATGGCACGCTTTCACTGATGCAGCGCCTAAAGGCGGCTGGATATAGTGCTTATGCCCTGACCGATAATGTGCACGAGATTGTGAGCCACCTAAAAGCGCGTCATACTTTCTGGCAACACTTTGACGGAGAAATTATTTCTGCTGAGCTTGGATGCATGAAGCCCGGCAAAGCTATTTTTACTCACTTACTGGAGCGCTACCAACTAGCGGCAGATGACTGTGTTTTTCTTGATGATGTCTTAGCGAATGTTGAAGGTGCAAAGCAGGTCGGATTACATGGCATTCAGTTCTTTAATGCGGCTCAAGCTGAACGCGAGTTACGTGAGCTAGGATTAGTGTTTTAA
- the ggt gene encoding gamma-glutamyltransferase — MRKLTALVWTCSVSLCTGVAFGNTAQADESPIFSSKATAQPIWAEHGMVSSQEALASQVGVEILKQGGNAVDAAVAVGFSLAVTLPRAGNIGGGGFMLVHLAKENKTIAIDYREMAPSRAHKDIFIDENGEVNPKLSLQHGLAVGVPGTVMGMELGLEKYGTMTLSQVIQPAIKLARDGIKVTSDLANSLSHNYIKERMLDVPASKAVFYKKDGSSYKPNEWLVQADLAHSLELVAEKGSAGFYQGETAKKIVAAVEAAGGIMSLDDLKGYKAVEREPVKGTYRGYDIVSMPPPSSGGVHIIEMLNMLEQYPIGELGHNSAATVHLMAEVMKRAYADRSEYLGDPDFYDVPVKALVDKQYAKQRSKQINADKATPSREIKPGKLLPYESNQTTHYSVVDKWGNAVSNTYTLNFSYGSGIVAAGTGILLNNEMDDFSAKPGTPNGFGLVGGEANAVEGKKRPLSSMTPTIVMKEGKPFLVTGSPGGSRIITTTLQIIMNVIDHGLNIAEATMAPRIHHQWLPDEIRIERSLNVDTRRLLENKGHTLSEQNAMGSTQSIMLTDKGLFGSSDPRRADSAAVGY; from the coding sequence ATGCGTAAATTAACAGCCTTGGTGTGGACTTGCTCTGTTTCCTTATGTACGGGTGTTGCGTTTGGTAACACGGCGCAAGCTGACGAGTCACCAATATTTAGTTCTAAAGCCACGGCACAGCCAATATGGGCTGAACACGGCATGGTATCTAGCCAAGAGGCACTTGCTAGTCAGGTTGGTGTAGAGATTTTAAAGCAAGGTGGCAATGCCGTTGATGCGGCTGTTGCAGTAGGTTTTAGTCTTGCCGTGACTTTGCCAAGGGCCGGAAATATCGGCGGTGGTGGCTTTATGCTAGTGCATCTGGCAAAAGAGAATAAAACCATTGCGATTGATTATCGCGAAATGGCGCCGAGCCGTGCGCACAAAGACATCTTTATTGATGAAAACGGCGAGGTAAACCCAAAGCTAAGCCTTCAGCACGGCCTTGCCGTGGGGGTTCCCGGAACTGTTATGGGGATGGAGTTAGGACTCGAAAAATACGGCACCATGACACTTAGCCAAGTTATTCAGCCTGCAATAAAATTGGCGCGTGATGGCATTAAAGTGACCTCTGATTTAGCTAATTCGCTTTCTCATAATTACATTAAAGAACGAATGCTCGATGTACCGGCGTCTAAGGCCGTGTTTTATAAAAAAGATGGTAGCAGCTATAAGCCAAATGAATGGCTGGTGCAGGCTGACTTGGCTCACTCTTTGGAACTTGTTGCCGAAAAAGGCAGTGCAGGCTTTTATCAGGGCGAGACAGCAAAGAAAATTGTTGCTGCGGTAGAAGCAGCAGGTGGCATTATGTCGCTGGATGATTTAAAAGGCTACAAAGCGGTAGAGCGTGAACCAGTAAAAGGTACATATCGCGGCTACGACATCGTTTCTATGCCGCCTCCTTCATCTGGTGGTGTGCATATCATAGAGATGCTCAACATGCTGGAGCAATACCCTATTGGTGAGCTTGGGCATAATAGCGCTGCTACCGTCCATTTAATGGCTGAGGTCATGAAGCGTGCGTATGCTGACCGCAGCGAATATTTGGGCGACCCTGACTTCTACGACGTACCCGTTAAAGCATTGGTGGATAAGCAATATGCAAAGCAGCGTAGTAAACAAATTAATGCAGACAAAGCGACGCCAAGCCGCGAGATTAAGCCCGGTAAATTATTACCTTATGAGAGTAACCAAACCACGCATTATTCTGTGGTAGATAAGTGGGGCAATGCGGTGAGTAACACTTACACGCTCAATTTTAGCTATGGCTCAGGTATTGTCGCGGCTGGCACTGGCATTCTACTTAACAACGAAATGGATGATTTCTCGGCAAAGCCCGGCACACCAAACGGTTTTGGCTTGGTTGGTGGAGAAGCTAACGCCGTTGAAGGCAAGAAGCGCCCGCTGAGCTCAATGACACCCACGATTGTAATGAAAGAGGGTAAACCCTTTTTGGTAACGGGTAGCCCTGGTGGCTCACGTATTATCACCACCACGCTGCAAATCATTATGAATGTTATTGATCATGGCTTAAACATTGCTGAAGCAACCATGGCTCCGCGTATTCACCACCAATGGTTACCAGATGAAATTCGTATTGAACGTAGCTTAAATGTGGATACTCGACGTCTACTAGAAAACAAAGGACACACACTTTCAGAGCAGAATGCGATGGGCTCAACCCAGTCAATCATGCTTACCGATAAAGGTCTATTTGGCTCCTCAGATCCAAGGCGTGCAGATAGCGCTGCGGTGGGGTACTAA
- a CDS encoding PepSY-associated TM helix domain-containing protein: MAKKISNKFWFQLHGWFSLPIWLLFCFICITGTISVFSHELTWLTNPDSRAYNPSQVSEMSAGSVLRTFKDEYPSADVMGLNVREPYLTYVVMFTDVDKPYALAYVNQYTGAVQEINDGNTFINFMRSLHGWLLFPWQNGYSVGYYLVAFMSLILLGALITGLVVYKKFWLAFFQFKLRKSQGGRTLAADIHKLSGVWSLWFMTVMSLTGLWYLTQAVLWHAGVELEHHETLNAADIPNSTINANAVETSVDLALAEIQQQYTDFRPSYIMLPEHNRDTLKISGANDYVLYDDYSINIAYNTWNDTVVHHANPDSMTGLQTVMHITDPLHYGTIGGIWTKVIWFIFGCILSGMSVTGFIMYQLRTKRARSQERSNARQLKAQQG; the protein is encoded by the coding sequence ATGGCAAAGAAAATAAGCAACAAGTTTTGGTTTCAGTTGCATGGTTGGTTTTCACTGCCAATATGGCTACTGTTTTGCTTTATTTGTATCACAGGTACCATTTCCGTTTTCAGCCATGAACTTACATGGCTTACCAACCCTGATTCTCGGGCATATAACCCCAGTCAGGTAAGTGAGATGTCAGCGGGCTCAGTGTTACGCACGTTTAAAGATGAGTACCCAAGTGCAGATGTCATGGGGCTCAATGTGAGAGAGCCCTATTTGACCTATGTGGTGATGTTTACCGACGTCGACAAGCCCTATGCGCTTGCATATGTAAACCAGTACACAGGGGCTGTTCAGGAAATAAATGACGGCAATACGTTTATTAACTTTATGCGTTCACTACATGGCTGGCTGCTATTTCCATGGCAAAATGGCTACAGTGTTGGTTACTATTTAGTGGCGTTTATGTCACTGATCCTATTGGGCGCGTTGATCACAGGCCTGGTGGTATACAAAAAGTTTTGGTTAGCGTTTTTTCAGTTTAAGCTGCGTAAATCACAAGGAGGTCGTACCCTTGCCGCTGACATCCATAAACTCAGTGGAGTATGGTCGCTTTGGTTTATGACCGTAATGAGCCTCACCGGACTGTGGTATTTAACGCAAGCGGTGCTGTGGCATGCTGGTGTTGAACTAGAACATCATGAAACATTAAATGCTGCGGATATACCCAACTCGACAATAAACGCGAATGCAGTAGAGACCAGTGTTGATCTAGCGCTCGCTGAAATCCAACAACAGTACACTGACTTTCGCCCAAGTTACATCATGCTACCTGAGCATAACCGCGATACGCTTAAAATCAGTGGCGCAAACGACTACGTACTCTATGACGATTACAGCATTAATATTGCCTACAACACTTGGAATGATACAGTCGTTCATCATGCAAACCCTGATTCAATGACAGGCTTACAAACGGTTATGCACATCACAGATCCACTGCACTACGGCACCATTGGAGGGATCTGGACAAAAGTCATCTGGTTTATTTTTGGCTGTATTTTATCCGGGATGTCAGTTACCGGATTTATCATGTATCAGCTTCGGACCAAACGCGCGCGTAGCCAAGAACGAAGCAATGCAAGACAACTAAAAGCACAACAAGGGTAA